The Calditerrivibrio nitroreducens DSM 19672 genome window below encodes:
- the cas2 gene encoding CRISPR-associated endonuclease Cas2 — MYLIITYDIGEERVNKIRKILKKYFMWVQNSVFEGEITEGKLTQCKLELEKVIIKEADSIYFYRIENRLNYRKVVLGVEKDMTGNIL; from the coding sequence ATGTATCTAATTATAACTTACGATATTGGAGAAGAGAGGGTAAATAAAATCAGAAAAATCTTAAAAAAATATTTTATGTGGGTTCAAAATTCTGTTTTTGAAGGTGAAATTACAGAAGGCAAACTAACTCAATGTAAGCTTGAACTTGAAAAAGTAATAATAAAAGAAGCAGATTCTATTTATTTTTATAGGATTGAAAATCGGTTAAACTATAGGAAAGTCGTACTTGGTGTAGAAAAAGATATGACAGGCAATATATTATGA
- a CDS encoding Dna2/Cas4 domain-containing protein, which yields MDKNASRVMVDTIKLTLPSNSIADADRIQLLYYLYYLKKLGIEKQGFINYPKMRKKEEVILTKEAEKEVELALIKIKEILNMEKPPELEKKSYCKKCAYYEFCFG from the coding sequence ATGGATAAAAATGCTTCAAGGGTGATGGTTGACACAATTAAGTTGACATTACCTAGCAATAGTATTGCGGATGCAGATAGAATACAGCTACTTTATTATCTTTATTATTTAAAGAAATTAGGAATAGAGAAACAAGGCTTTATAAACTATCCAAAAATGAGAAAGAAAGAGGAAGTTATTCTAACTAAAGAAGCGGAAAAAGAAGTCGAACTTGCTTTAATAAAAATAAAGGAAATACTTAATATGGAAAAACCTCCTGAGTTAGAGAAAAAAAGCTATTGTAAAAAGTGTGCTTACTATGAGTTTTGTTTTGGATAA
- a CDS encoding IS256-like element ISCni1 family transposase, with product MDNIIINELSKYFKSMIQEIMLSEREKYLKEHSETRGNGYYIRTPKTILGNMELEIPRTRDGNFKPSIIPERKRVTFMLDDVIRALFTAGLSSRKTGEVIRNLMGTSVSASFVSSNLEISEEVISKFMNRELTENYPVIYIDATYISLKRDTVSKESVYVVLGLSTDGRREILTYCLPGGDEKSSVWRDIFINLTNRGLRGVKMVISDDLPGIGEVIKEVFPNADHQLCWFHLKKNIKNKVRKSDFDEILKELEYVFESKNEDEAKSRLQAFINKWSKLYRYFNNLRDKINSYCYFFKFHPKLRSYFSTTNWLERCFKELKDNIRIRGYFHSEESANKFLYLFFSDKSLKYNERKLKYSNIIEETLNG from the coding sequence ATGGATAATATAATAATAAATGAATTATCCAAATATTTCAAGTCAATGATACAAGAAATAATGCTAAGTGAGAGAGAAAAATACTTGAAAGAACACTCAGAAACAAGAGGGAATGGGTACTACATAAGAACACCTAAAACTATATTGGGTAATATGGAGCTTGAAATACCAAGAACACGTGATGGTAATTTTAAGCCATCCATAATTCCAGAGCGGAAAAGAGTTACTTTTATGTTAGATGATGTGATAAGAGCCTTATTTACTGCTGGCTTAAGCTCAAGGAAGACAGGAGAAGTAATAAGAAACCTTATGGGTACTTCTGTATCAGCTTCGTTTGTAAGTTCCAATTTAGAGATATCAGAAGAAGTTATAAGTAAATTTATGAATAGAGAACTTACAGAAAATTATCCTGTAATTTACATAGATGCCACTTATATTTCGTTGAAGAGGGATACCGTATCTAAAGAATCTGTTTATGTGGTGTTAGGTCTTAGTACAGATGGCAGACGTGAAATATTGACATATTGTTTACCTGGTGGAGATGAGAAATCATCGGTATGGAGAGATATCTTTATAAATTTGACCAACAGAGGATTGAGAGGTGTAAAAATGGTCATTAGTGATGATTTACCTGGTATAGGAGAAGTAATTAAAGAAGTATTTCCCAATGCCGACCATCAGCTTTGCTGGTTTCATTTGAAGAAAAATATTAAGAATAAAGTCAGGAAATCAGATTTTGATGAGATATTAAAAGAATTGGAGTATGTGTTTGAATCTAAAAACGAAGATGAAGCTAAAAGTCGGCTACAAGCCTTTATCAACAAATGGAGCAAGCTTTATAGATACTTTAATAACTTGAGAGATAAAATAAATAGTTATTGTTACTTTTTTAAATTTCATCCTAAGTTAAGGAGTTATTTTAGTACCACAAATTGGTTAGAGAGATGTTTTAAGGAACTTAAAGACAATATAAGAATTAGGGGGTATTTTCATTCTGAAGAGAGTGCAAATAAGTTTTTATATCTATTTTTTAGTGATAAAAGTTTAAAATATAATGAAAGAAAATTAAAGTACTCAAATATAATAGAGGAGACTCTTAATGGATAA
- a CDS encoding Dna2/Cas4 domain-containing protein, translating to MNKEIEIDLDSLKTNGIKLNYLYVCERKLWLFDRGIQMEQNSDKVLMGKLLEENSYPKENKKKILIDNLINIDIVGENEIREVKYSNRVVYN from the coding sequence ATGAATAAAGAAATAGAAATAGATTTAGATTCATTGAAAACCAACGGTATCAAATTAAACTACCTCTACGTCTGTGAACGGAAATTGTGGCTTTTTGATAGAGGTATCCAGATGGAGCAGAATTCAGATAAGGTGTTGATGGGAAAGCTGCTTGAGGAAAATTCCTACCCTAAAGAAAATAAAAAAAAGATACTGATTGATAACCTTATAAATATCGATATTGTTGGGGAAAATGAAATAAGAGAAGTTAAATATAGCAATAGGGTAGTGTATAATTAA
- a CDS encoding aminodeoxychorismate synthase component I → MFLSKDRFIDLFDTFYKNLTPFIFLVDFDVQNLFIAPLSSLEDKDGILFDFRGYTNSKGAVNDSTIYLKKEPVSLDSYRKSFDLVQKHLSDGDSYLLNLTFPTKIETDVSFGEIFQRSKALYKMKFYDEFVFFSPEQFVCIKDGKISTHPMKGTKVKVSESSEYELLNDEKELAEHITIVDLMRNDLSMVAKNVKVERFRYLSYIKSYGKTIIQTSSEISGDLTDGSVAEKLLNLLPAGSISGAPKRKTVEIIKKAELDNRGFYTGIAGVFDGLQIDSCVIIRYIEKKGDSLFYRSGGGITVYSKVEDEYREMIDKIYVPCI, encoded by the coding sequence ATGTTTTTATCAAAAGATAGATTTATAGACCTATTCGATACATTTTACAAAAATCTAACCCCTTTCATTTTCTTAGTGGATTTTGATGTTCAAAATCTTTTTATAGCCCCATTATCAAGTTTAGAAGATAAAGATGGGATACTTTTTGATTTCAGAGGTTATACGAATTCAAAGGGAGCAGTAAATGATAGTACGATTTATTTAAAAAAAGAGCCAGTGTCATTGGATAGTTATCGTAAAAGCTTTGATTTAGTTCAAAAACATCTCTCTGACGGTGATAGCTACCTGCTTAATCTTACCTTTCCCACAAAAATTGAAACAGATGTTTCCTTTGGGGAGATATTTCAAAGATCAAAAGCTCTATATAAGATGAAATTTTATGATGAATTTGTATTTTTTTCTCCTGAGCAATTTGTGTGTATAAAGGATGGTAAAATATCCACCCATCCGATGAAGGGGACAAAGGTGAAGGTATCAGAAAGTTCGGAGTATGAGTTATTAAACGATGAAAAAGAGTTGGCTGAACATATTACAATAGTTGATCTGATGAGAAATGACCTATCTATGGTGGCTAAAAATGTAAAGGTTGAAAGATTCAGATACCTGTCATACATAAAAAGCTATGGAAAAACTATCATCCAGACAAGCTCTGAAATATCAGGAGATCTTACGGATGGATCGGTGGCGGAAAAGTTGTTAAATCTTTTACCTGCAGGTTCCATTTCCGGTGCTCCAAAAAGGAAAACAGTGGAAATTATAAAAAAAGCGGAATTAGACAATAGAGGTTTTTATACAGGTATTGCTGGGGTATTTGATGGGTTGCAAATAGATTCCTGTGTAATCATAAGATATATAGAAAAAAAGGGGGATAGCCTCTTTTATAGAAGCGGCGGTGGTATTACAGTGTATAGCAAAGTAGAAGATGAATACAGGGAGATGATTGATAAGATCTATGTACCGTGTATTTGA
- the cas1b gene encoding type I-B CRISPR-associated endonuclease Cas1b, with the protein MARSYYVFTNGRIKRKENTVYIENETGDKKAIPIEDIDTIHLYGELDLNTKLVNFICQQGKTVHFYNYYGFYAGSLIPRERNISGDLVVKQVEHYLDPQKRFYIAYSFVEAALFHILRNLREYKDTDEYQHKIKNELSKAAESKSISELMGCEGRAREVYYQAFNVILKEGFSIDKREKRPPTNPVNALISFANSMIYTTVLSEIYHTQLNPTISYLHEPRERRYSLCLDIAEIFKPLIADPIIFKLINNRIIKIEDFEEDVNYCYMNDTGRKKFIKELDQKLSTTIKHRKLKRNVSYKTLIRLECYKIIKHLIGDETYTPFKAWW; encoded by the coding sequence ATGGCACGATCTTACTATGTATTTACAAATGGACGAATAAAACGGAAAGAAAACACGGTATATATTGAAAATGAAACCGGCGATAAAAAAGCTATTCCTATCGAGGATATAGACACTATTCATTTATATGGAGAATTGGATCTAAATACAAAACTTGTAAATTTTATTTGCCAACAGGGGAAAACTGTTCATTTTTATAATTACTATGGATTTTATGCAGGCAGCCTTATACCACGTGAAAGAAATATATCTGGCGATCTTGTAGTAAAACAGGTGGAACATTATCTTGACCCGCAAAAAAGATTTTATATTGCTTATTCATTCGTAGAAGCAGCACTTTTTCATATTTTAAGAAATCTCAGAGAATATAAAGACACAGATGAATACCAGCATAAAATTAAAAATGAGCTTTCTAAAGCAGCAGAATCAAAATCGATCAGCGAGCTTATGGGATGCGAAGGTAGGGCAAGAGAAGTTTATTATCAAGCATTTAATGTAATTTTGAAAGAGGGATTTAGTATTGACAAAAGAGAAAAAAGACCCCCTACTAATCCTGTGAATGCCCTCATATCATTTGCTAATTCTATGATTTATACAACAGTACTTTCAGAAATTTATCATACACAGCTCAATCCAACAATAAGTTACCTTCATGAGCCGAGGGAAAGGAGGTATTCGTTGTGCCTTGATATTGCGGAAATTTTCAAACCATTGATCGCTGATCCAATAATTTTTAAGCTTATTAATAATAGAATCATCAAAATTGAGGACTTTGAGGAAGATGTAAATTACTGCTATATGAATGATACCGGCAGAAAAAAATTCATAAAAGAACTTGACCAAAAGCTATCGACAACTATCAAACATAGAAAATTAAAACGAAATGTCTCCTATAAAACCCTCATCAGGTTAGAATGCTACAAAATTATCAAACACCTAATAGGTGATGAAACATATACCCCTTTTAAAGCATGGTGGTAG
- a CDS encoding aminotransferase class IV — MYRVFETIKVVDGKPQNLFYHQKRINWTFHNYYKINPSFSIEKISAGLTFPDGINRLKIIYDPSNVEIQISPYNRKRVDYFYIVELDHLDYRFKYENRQILEQYCKADYGEPIFLINGFITDTTFSNLAFFDGHKWWTPSTYLLWGTKRELLIDSNKINVSEMRLSDLGCFKKFCLINSMNEVDEFSFRIDSIRY, encoded by the coding sequence ATGTACCGTGTATTTGAGACGATAAAAGTAGTGGATGGAAAACCTCAGAATCTTTTTTATCACCAGAAAAGAATTAACTGGACATTCCATAATTATTACAAGATAAATCCTTCTTTTAGCATAGAAAAAATATCTGCTGGTCTTACTTTTCCGGATGGGATTAATAGATTAAAGATAATCTATGATCCTTCGAATGTTGAAATTCAGATTTCTCCTTATAATAGAAAAAGGGTGGATTACTTTTACATTGTGGAGCTTGATCATCTGGATTACAGATTTAAATATGAAAATAGGCAGATTCTTGAACAGTATTGTAAAGCAGATTATGGTGAGCCTATTTTTTTGATAAACGGTTTTATAACGGACACTACCTTTAGTAATTTAGCTTTTTTTGATGGTCATAAATGGTGGACACCATCCACATATCTACTCTGGGGAACTAAACGGGAATTATTGATCGATTCTAATAAAATTAATGTTTCAGAAATGAGGTTATCAGATTTGGGGTGTTTTAAAAAGTTTTGCTTAATAAATAGTATGAACGAAGTTGATGAATTTAGCTTTAGAATAGATTCCATAAGATATTGA
- a CDS encoding ATP-binding protein: protein MKKLPIGIQNFREIIEDNYIYIDKTEEAYQLVSNYKYVFLSRPRRFGKSLFVDTLKELFEGNKKLFEGLYIYDKWNWDEKYPVIKISWAGDLQTLESVKLVALDIFKLNQEILGIICDNTTDPGSCFRDLIRKTYKKYGKKVVILIDEYDKPILDVIENVEQAKVNRGFLRSLYSIIKDNDAYIRFAFLTGVSKFSKASIFSGLNMLTDISLNPKFGNICGYTQRDIETSFKDYFVDVDMEKVKRWYNGYNFLKDNVYNPFDILQFISNGFLFRNYWFETGTPSFLIKLIKERNYFLPKLTNLIVDDKILSSFDIENIDLEVILFQSGYLTIEKVIQTPRSIGYKLRIPNLEVQISLNDYILRYLFNHREANYIQNQSYDAFYNGDLDVIRDNLTTLFSSIPYTNYTNNELKLYEGFYASVVYSYLASLGFDLIGEDVTNKGRIDLTVFASDKVYIIEFKVDGVKSEALKQIKEKRYYEKYFNDNKEIYLVGIEFSSSEKNIVNFEWEKLER from the coding sequence ATGAAAAAACTGCCAATAGGGATACAGAATTTTAGGGAAATAATTGAAGATAACTATATTTATATTGATAAGACTGAAGAAGCCTATCAGCTTGTGTCTAACTATAAGTACGTTTTTCTTTCCCGTCCCCGTAGGTTTGGTAAGTCATTATTTGTTGATACATTAAAAGAGTTGTTTGAAGGGAATAAGAAGCTTTTTGAAGGATTATACATCTACGACAAATGGAATTGGGATGAGAAATACCCTGTTATCAAGATAAGCTGGGCAGGTGATCTGCAGACGCTCGAAAGCGTAAAACTGGTTGCTCTTGATATATTTAAGTTAAATCAGGAAATTCTCGGAATAATCTGTGATAATACAACAGATCCTGGTAGCTGTTTCAGGGATCTAATACGTAAGACTTACAAAAAATATGGTAAAAAGGTTGTAATTCTCATAGACGAATACGATAAGCCGATACTTGATGTGATTGAGAATGTTGAGCAGGCAAAAGTAAACAGAGGATTTTTAAGAAGTCTATATTCAATCATAAAAGATAATGATGCCTATATCCGCTTTGCATTTCTCACAGGTGTGAGTAAATTTTCAAAGGCATCGATATTCAGTGGTTTAAATATGCTTACAGATATATCACTAAATCCGAAGTTTGGCAACATCTGTGGATATACCCAGAGGGACATTGAGACGAGCTTTAAAGACTATTTTGTCGATGTGGATATGGAAAAGGTAAAAAGATGGTATAATGGATACAATTTCCTGAAAGATAATGTTTATAATCCTTTTGATATTTTACAATTTATCAGTAACGGATTTTTATTTAGAAACTACTGGTTTGAGACAGGTACACCATCTTTTTTGATAAAGCTTATCAAAGAAAGAAACTACTTTTTGCCAAAGCTCACAAATTTGATTGTAGATGATAAAATACTTTCCAGCTTTGACATAGAGAATATAGACCTTGAAGTGATTCTATTTCAGTCAGGTTATCTGACAATAGAGAAGGTAATTCAGACCCCGAGAAGTATAGGATACAAGCTCAGGATACCGAATCTTGAAGTCCAGATATCGTTAAATGATTATATACTAAGATACCTTTTTAACCATCGGGAAGCTAATTATATTCAAAATCAGAGCTATGATGCATTTTATAATGGGGATCTTGATGTGATAAGAGATAATCTTACGACCCTTTTTTCATCGATTCCCTACACCAATTATACAAATAACGAACTAAAGCTATACGAAGGTTTTTACGCCAGTGTTGTATATTCTTACCTTGCATCTCTTGGGTTTGATTTAATAGGAGAGGATGTGACAAATAAGGGTAGAATTGATTTAACGGTGTTTGCGTCAGATAAGGTATACATTATTGAATTTAAGGTGGATGGTGTAAAAAGTGAAGCATTGAAGCAAATCAAAGAAAAAAGATACTATGAAAAATATTTTAATGACAATAAAGAAATCTACTTAGTAGGTATAGAATTTAGCTCAAGTGAGAAGAATATAGTAAATTTTGAGTGGGAAAAGTTGGAACGTTGA
- the cas5 gene encoding CRISPR-associated protein Cas5 produces MLRIEIYQQNACYRIPEIGNPILTFPLVPPSTIFGLLRYITSYSSINKYNTKIAISGIYESKIRHIITNHITGISDKGKYKSNIIPTEELFNVKHIIHIESNFENKINECIDKATRLGRMEDLINKIEIITSSEKKSNSCDLSEIKNLNYYIYVPFDKFESMNSLAIFNVPLDSDKDLLDKGFLKTYRVKLLFLRVQRLLLNQINQTKSDYCIDKDGYCYVWIN; encoded by the coding sequence ATGTTGAGAATAGAGATTTATCAACAAAACGCATGCTATAGAATTCCTGAAATAGGTAATCCTATATTAACTTTTCCATTAGTGCCTCCCTCTACAATTTTTGGATTATTAAGATACATTACCTCTTATTCTTCTATTAATAAATACAATACAAAGATTGCTATATCTGGAATTTATGAATCAAAAATAAGACATATTATTACTAATCATATTACAGGGATATCCGATAAAGGCAAATATAAATCAAATATAATTCCAACAGAAGAACTTTTTAATGTAAAGCATATAATTCATATAGAGAGTAATTTTGAGAATAAAATTAATGAATGCATTGATAAAGCAACCAGATTAGGAAGAATGGAAGATTTAATTAATAAAATAGAAATTATAACATCAAGTGAAAAAAAATCCAATAGTTGTGATTTGAGTGAAATCAAGAATTTGAATTATTACATTTATGTTCCATTCGACAAGTTTGAATCAATGAATTCGTTGGCTATTTTTAATGTTCCTCTTGATTCGGATAAGGATCTTTTAGATAAGGGATTTTTGAAAACATATCGTGTAAAATTACTTTTTCTTAGAGTTCAACGCCTTTTATTAAATCAAATTAATCAAACTAAAAGTGACTATTGTATTGATAAAGATGGATATTGTTATGTGTGGATTAATTAA
- a CDS encoding DevR family CRISPR-associated autoregulator: MSKKITFTNLIEAGVVNRNDSIGNISSVKKVSTHKGVKVIFSDKSYKRAIWERAAEKTDENGNFLWRRSEVSSVGGVTQKVSTIIDSEEFDFSGTMIAKPIPHNRESVLTTTYGISINEYKTFNEFLTNMALEKQLGTNKTNIYNRETFYGLYKVSGVIDLDRLGEQDILIPSKISEDDLELEAGMEVESFLEALYNGIFKGKDNEELTLDDWKETINSLIDVVEIEQNKKNDGYEIEIKGELAKLEINKNNKEEKTKNFISYLIDKLNKNGIRNEDIEKMIEEKLLKFITKIEIKDETLSINMKKNIEKEKAKINVPDNTWDIEKKLEWLHNIYSTYLKMKLDLETFKNLGKDRVENLTIEKSGNGYKVKISLKPEEKVRRLEVLIDTILNLYRTIEGRSETLSPLYTIWSTELTNPLYHTMIDEIIKSTNPLTLDECKIIKAHFGKQEKFEEIKNAIMNEVKEYYKSKK, encoded by the coding sequence ATGTCAAAAAAAATCACATTTACAAATTTAATAGAGGCAGGAGTAGTAAACCGCAACGATAGCATTGGAAATATTTCATCTGTAAAAAAGGTTTCTACCCATAAAGGAGTAAAAGTAATATTTTCAGACAAATCTTATAAAAGAGCAATTTGGGAAAGAGCAGCAGAAAAAACAGATGAAAACGGAAACTTTTTATGGAGAAGATCAGAAGTCTCATCTGTGGGAGGAGTAACACAAAAAGTTTCAACGATTATTGATAGCGAAGAGTTTGATTTTTCTGGGACTATGATTGCAAAACCAATACCACATAATCGTGAAAGTGTTTTAACTACTACTTATGGCATATCAATAAATGAATATAAGACTTTTAATGAATTTCTTACAAATATGGCTTTAGAAAAACAACTTGGAACTAATAAAACAAACATATATAACAGAGAAACTTTCTATGGTCTTTATAAAGTTAGTGGGGTAATTGACCTTGATAGATTAGGGGAACAAGATATTTTGATTCCTTCAAAAATTTCTGAAGATGATTTGGAATTAGAAGCTGGTATGGAAGTTGAATCTTTTTTAGAGGCTTTATACAACGGAATATTTAAAGGCAAAGACAATGAAGAGCTTACTCTTGATGATTGGAAAGAAACCATTAATTCTTTGATTGATGTAGTTGAAATAGAACAAAATAAGAAAAACGATGGGTATGAAATTGAAATAAAAGGAGAGTTAGCAAAGTTAGAGATAAACAAAAACAATAAAGAAGAAAAAACAAAAAATTTCATATCATATCTTATCGATAAGTTAAATAAAAATGGTATTAGAAATGAAGATATAGAAAAGATGATAGAAGAGAAGTTATTGAAATTTATCACTAAGATTGAAATAAAAGATGAAACTTTATCAATCAATATGAAAAAAAATATAGAAAAAGAAAAAGCAAAAATCAATGTGCCTGATAATACCTGGGATATAGAAAAAAAATTAGAATGGCTACATAATATTTATTCAACTTATTTAAAAATGAAATTAGACTTAGAAACTTTTAAGAATTTAGGAAAAGATAGAGTTGAAAATTTAACTATCGAGAAATCAGGAAATGGATATAAGGTTAAAATAAGTCTTAAACCAGAAGAAAAAGTTAGAAGATTAGAAGTTTTAATTGATACTATACTAAATCTCTATAGGACAATTGAAGGAAGATCTGAAACATTAAGTCCATTGTATACAATATGGAGTACAGAATTAACCAATCCTCTGTATCATACAATGATTGATGAAATAATTAAGTCCACTAATCCACTTACACTTGACGAATGCAAAATAATAAAAGCTCATTTTGGTAAGCAGGAGAAATTTGAAGAAATTAAGAATGCGATAATGAATGAGGTAAAAGAATATTATAAGTCAAAAAAATAA
- the cas3 gene encoding CRISPR-associated helicase Cas3', which yields MDIVMCGLIKEDEIEKCLAKSDKTTIETHNKSIYENLNILKERISINDDALLENLKKVIKYHDYGKANLKFQQKLEKRKSEEILFHHLISPLFYLISNSNSTLKDEDKINIYAIIRHHNRQLELIESLKLDFIDNSLRKALKAVFEDIKDLINIPKNDYDKYINAYLTALISSDYLKQKYFKNLVLTTGFLIRLDHAASGGLEVEEKPITEDRKELLKRALGITDFRPFQKKFGIERKQNYQAIVADTGMGKTGLSVLWSNRKKFYILPNRASVNAMYETLKHIYGENKVGLLHSTSLFNLLENYEDDMSVLKQFDQTRVLSKPVTVCTADQLFTAAFNMPGYEKIYATLSYSDVVIDEIQGFQPQQIIPMLKQIKETKELGTRYLIITATLPDIIAKRLNEYGFCVIDNDIDTVDNIKRHKIRIENKKIEDLSDEILQKFKTNKKILIVTNTVKKAQELYQSLLTNMLLTEKEKHRINILHSRFIWKDRQEKEKNVLDETKQDGDGVYINKDGCIWVCTQLVEASLDIDFDYLFTEAATADSLIQRMGRVWRHRKKDYKGDENIIIATDVEYKVYEKILVEKSVELIQEAIIENSNYLYSKNKREIVKILYSEEKLTEWGSKYLDEWKKFENAINSGWNFILEENAQKAFRDVMTIELIPSNFKDEVIDIYNSFKDFINQINSDANISDRGKKTQKRLEKLKKLKSIQEYKVPVPIYLVNPNVSSKKINCSKPIEWLDKDYAIGFLHENYEYNKVLGLTGKSLALEEDNIL from the coding sequence ATGGATATTGTTATGTGTGGATTAATTAAAGAGGATGAAATAGAAAAATGTCTTGCAAAATCAGATAAAACTACCATAGAAACCCATAATAAAAGTATTTATGAAAACTTAAATATATTAAAAGAGAGAATTTCAATTAATGATGATGCTCTTTTAGAAAATTTAAAAAAAGTAATTAAATATCATGATTACGGTAAAGCAAATTTAAAGTTTCAACAAAAATTAGAAAAAAGAAAAAGCGAAGAAATACTTTTTCATCATTTAATTTCACCTCTATTTTATTTAATTTCAAATTCTAACTCCACTTTAAAAGATGAAGATAAGATAAATATATATGCTATAATAAGACATCATAACAGACAACTAGAGTTAATCGAATCTTTAAAGTTAGATTTCATAGATAATTCATTAAGAAAAGCTTTGAAAGCAGTTTTTGAAGATATAAAAGATCTTATAAACATACCAAAAAATGATTACGATAAATATATAAACGCATATCTAACTGCATTAATATCGTCTGATTATTTAAAACAAAAATACTTTAAAAATTTAGTACTAACAACAGGATTCTTAATTCGCCTTGACCATGCAGCCTCCGGCGGACTTGAAGTGGAAGAAAAACCAATTACAGAAGATAGAAAAGAATTATTAAAAAGAGCTTTAGGCATTACAGATTTTAGACCTTTTCAAAAGAAATTTGGAATAGAAAGGAAACAAAATTATCAGGCTATAGTTGCTGATACGGGAATGGGGAAAACAGGGCTTTCTGTTTTATGGAGTAATAGAAAAAAATTTTATATTTTGCCAAATAGAGCCTCAGTTAATGCGATGTATGAAACCTTGAAACATATTTATGGTGAAAATAAGGTAGGTTTATTACATTCCACTTCCCTTTTTAATCTTCTGGAAAATTATGAAGATGATATGTCAGTTTTAAAACAGTTTGATCAAACAAGAGTCTTATCCAAACCTGTTACAGTTTGCACAGCTGATCAACTCTTTACAGCAGCCTTCAACATGCCAGGCTATGAAAAAATATACGCTACATTATCTTATTCGGATGTAGTTATTGATGAAATTCAGGGATTTCAACCTCAACAAATTATTCCTATGTTAAAACAAATAAAAGAAACAAAGGAACTGGGAACAAGATATTTGATAATTACCGCCACCTTACCAGATATTATTGCTAAAAGACTTAATGAGTATGGATTTTGTGTTATAGACAATGATATTGACACTGTAGATAATATAAAAAGACATAAAATAAGAATAGAAAATAAAAAAATCGAAGATTTATCTGATGAAATTTTACAAAAATTTAAAACAAATAAAAAAATTTTAATCGTAACTAATACTGTCAAAAAAGCCCAGGAACTATATCAATCTCTATTAACAAATATGCTGCTAACGGAAAAAGAAAAGCATAGGATAAATATTTTACACAGCAGATTTATATGGAAAGATAGGCAAGAAAAAGAAAAAAATGTTTTGGATGAAACAAAACAGGATGGAGATGGGGTTTATATTAATAAAGATGGTTGTATCTGGGTATGTACTCAATTAGTTGAAGCATCTTTAGATATTGATTTTGATTATCTTTTTACTGAGGCTGCAACAGCTGATTCATTAATACAAAGAATGGGAAGGGTCTGGAGACATAGGAAGAAAGACTATAAAGGAGATGAAAATATTATAATTGCTACAGATGTGGAATACAAGGTTTATGAGAAAATTTTAGTAGAAAAGTCTGTTGAATTGATTCAAGAGGCAATTATAGAAAATTCAAATTATCTTTATTCAAAAAACAAACGAGAAATAGTCAAAATTCTTTATTCAGAGGAGAAATTAACCGAATGGGGTTCAAAATATCTTGATGAATGGAAAAAGTTTGAAAATGCAATAAACTCAGGTTGGAATTTTATTCTTGAGGAAAATGCTCAAAAGGCTTTTAGAGATGTAATGACAATAGAATTGATTCCTTCAAATTTCAAAGATGAAGTCATAGATATTTATAATTCATTTAAAGATTTTATTAATCAAATAAATTCAGATGCTAATATTTCAGATAGAGGAAAAAAGACCCAAAAAAGATTGGAAAAATTAAAAAAATTGAAATCAATTCAAGAATATAAAGTTCCAGTTCCTATTTATCTTGTTAATCCAAACGTTTCTTCAAAAAAGATTAATTGTTCTAAGCCGATAGAGTGGTTAGATAAAGATTATGCAATAGGTTTTCTTCATGAAAATTACGAATATAACAAAGTCCTTGGGTTAACTGGCAAATCATTAGCTTTGGAAGAAGACAATATTTTATAG